GAGGCTCGTTAGGCTCGACGAGATACTCGTGGTCACGGGGAACAAGATAACCCCGACGGCTTCAGTCCAGCTCACCCACAACAACCAGAAACGCGTCGCAGCCGGCATAGGCACCGGCCCAGTCGATGCGCTCGCCAAGGCAATCCAGTCAGCCCTCGGTGAGGAGATAAGGCTCCTGAACTACAAGCTCGAGGCCATATCGGGCGGGACGGACTCGCTCTGCACGGTCGAGGTCATGACCGAGGACAGGGACGGGAGGACGGCAATGGGGCTCTCGGTGGGTGGCGATATAGTAATGGCATCTGTCAGCGCGATAATGGAGAGCCTCAACAGGATCTACTCCAAGCGGCTCAAAGACGAGCCAGTTTCAGATCAAAAATGCCAAGCATGAAAGGGGGAGTTTGACGAAAGCAAAAAGGGGAAGGTGGGATGTCAGCCTTAGACGAACATCTTCCCCAGCATCTTTTTCGAGTCGTCGTACCTGATCAGGTCCTCCTTTGATACACTAGGCTGTATGGCCTTGAGGGCCGACTCGAAGTGCTTCATCTGTATCTTCTTAGGCTTCATGTCCTCCCTGAGGGCGCTCAGCGCGGCCTCTCTGCAGACTGCGGCTATGTCAGCACCGGTATAGCCCTCGGTCTTGTCGGCCAGCGCATTCAGGTCGACCCCCTCGTCTAACGGCATCTTCTTCGTGTGGACTTTGAAGATCTCAATCCTGGCAGCCCTGTCGGGTATCGGTATGTAGACGGACCGGTCGAACCGGCCAGGCCTGAGGAGTGCAGGGTCGATCAGTTCGGGCCTGTTCGTCGCGCCTATGACCACGACGTTCTTGAGCGAGACCAGCCCGTCCATCTCCGAGAGGATCTGGTTGACCATCCTCTCAGTCACCCCGGAGTCTGCGTGCCCGCCCCTCC
The sequence above is drawn from the Candidatus Methanosuratincola sp. genome and encodes:
- a CDS encoding AAA family ATPase; this encodes VEWPLKLPELFEQMGIEPPKGILLYGPPGTGKTLLAKAAATESQANFISVKGPEVLSKWVGESEKAIREIFKKARQAAPCIVFFDELDSVAPRRGGHADSGVTERMVNQILSEMDGLVSLKNVVVIGATNRPELIDPALLRPGRFDRSVYIPIPDRAARIEIFKVHTKKMPLDEGVDLNALADKTEGYTGADIAAVCREAALSALREDMKPKKIQMKHFESALKAIQPSVSKEDLIRYDDSKKMLGKMFV